The following are encoded together in the Lathyrus oleraceus cultivar Zhongwan6 chromosome 3, CAAS_Psat_ZW6_1.0, whole genome shotgun sequence genome:
- the LOC127126353 gene encoding putative disease resistance protein RGA4, whose protein sequence is MAESFVFDIANSLLWKLASYAYEEASRAYGVYKDLQGIKDTLSIVRGVLLDAEYKKDQKHGLREWMRQIQNICYDAEDVFDGFEFQHKRKQVVQASNSTRTKVRHFFSAFNPIVLRPRMARQIKEIRERLDKVAADGNKFGLTNIDVGLDLVLQRRELTHSQVDASSVIGRENDKEEIIKLLMQPHPHGDGDKSMCIIPIVGIGGLGKTTLAKLVFNDKRMDELFQLKMWACISDDFDIMQIIIKIINSVSAFGPPSIPHQENTNNLDTEQLLSRLRHKLSGQKFLLVLDDIWNDDRAKWIELIDLINVGAVGSQIIVTTRSKSIAKMTGTLPSYVLSGLSLNDCLSLFVKWAFKEGEEIKHPGLVEIGKEIIKKCAGVPLAVRTLGSSLFLNYDSKKWISMRDREIWNLEQKKGDILPALKLSYDQMPSYLRQCFAFFSLYPKDYTFDSSDITRLWIAHGLIQSQNRSEQLNDTAREYIEELYSRSFIQDFEYYGFFVTFKVHDLIHDLAMYVVKEECVAVDSHTRNIPEHVRHLSVVENNSTDKALLCNSRGLRTILFPTKEVSFDSETLLDTWISRYKYLRYLDLRVYSFETLPCSIAKLEHLRVLDLSHNTNIKRLPHFICELHNLQVLKLMGCTELETLPQGLGWLVSLRELYVTTKQSVMSLTELANMNDLQVLYFYKCDNMKFLFDEAQRLTSLKTLNVIFCGSLESLPLSIFPKLQDLLILDCQLINLSLYNESPRKLMMKYIGLLGGPKTVPSWIEGAVETLETLHFASFSDLKTLPEYLTTMTRLKKLWIVYCPQLLSLPSDFHHLTSLEELFILGCPVLFQKYQPESGEYWPMIAAMKITSFAILQ, encoded by the coding sequence CCAGCACAAGAGGAAACAAGTTGTCCAAGCTTCTAACAGCACTCGGACGAAGGTACGCCACTTCTTTTCTGCGTTTAACCCAATTGTTTTACGTCCAAGGATGGCACGCCAAATCAAAGAGATTAGAGAAAGATTAGACAAGGTAGCAGCTGATGGGAACAAGTTTGGTCTAACAAATATTGATGTTGGTCTTGATCTTGTTTTGCAAAGGAGAGAATTGACTCACTCTCAAGTTGATGCTTCAAGCGTAATTGGAAGGGAGAATGATAAGGAAGAGATTATCAAGCTTTTGATGCAACCCCATCCTCATGGTGATGGTGATAAAAGTATGTGTATTATTCCAATAGTGGGTATTGGAGGCTTGGGAAAGACCACACTTGCAAAGTTGGTGTTTAATGATAAGAGGATGGATGAACTTTTTCAGTTGAAGATGTGGGCATGTATCTCTGATGATTTTGACATCATGCAAATAATTATAAAAATTATAAACTCTGTTTCTGCTTTTGGTCCACCAAGTATTCCTCACCAAGAAAACACCAACAACTTAGATACTGAACAACTTCTAAGTCGTCTAAGACATAAGCTTTCGGGTCAGAAGTTTTTGCTTGTGCTAGATGACATATGGAATGATGATCGTGCAAAGTGGATTGAGTTGATAGATTTGATAAACGTTGGTGCAGTAGGAAGTCAAATCATAGTGACGACACGCAGTAAATCAATTGCTAAAATGACAGGTACTCTTCCCTCGTATGTTTTAAGCGGTCTTTCTCTAAatgattgtttatctttgtttGTCAAATGGGCGTTTAAGGAAGGTGAAGAAATTAAACATCCAGGTCTTGTAGAGATTGGGAAAGAAATCATAAAAAAATGTGCAGGGGTTCCACTTGCTGTCAGAACATTAGGAAGCTCATTGTTCTTAAATTATGATTCAAAAAAGTGGATATCTATGAGAGATCGTGAAATATGGAACTTGGAACAAAAGAAAGGTGATATTTTACCTGCACTTAAGTTAAGCTATGATCAAATGCCGTCTTATTTGAGACAATGTTTTGCTTTCTTTTCCCTTTATCCCAAAGATTATACCTTCGATAGTAGTGATATTACCCGTCTTTGGATAGCTCATGGATTAATACAATCTCAAAATAGAAGTGAGCAACTGAATGATACTGCAAGAGAATATATAGAAGAGTTATATTCTAGATCCTTTATTCAAGATTTCGAATACTATGGTTTCTTTGTCACATTCAAAGTACATGATTTGATTCATGATCTTGCTATGTATGTTGTGAAAGAGGAGTGTGTAGCAGTTGACTCCCATACTAGGAATATACCTGAACATGTAAGACACTTATCAGTTGTTGAAAATAATTCTACGGATAAAGCTTTGTTATGCAACTCAAGAGGTTTGAGAACTATATTATTTCCCACAAAAGAAGTGAGCTTTGACAGTGAAACTTTGTTGGATACATGGATATCAAGATACAAATACTTACGATATTTAGATTTAAGGGTTTATTCCTTTGAGACACTGCCTTGTTCAATTGCTAAATTGGAGCACTTGCGAGTTCTCGACCTTTCTCATAATACGAATATCAAAAGACTTCCCCATTTTATTTGCGAACTCCATAATTTGCAAGTCTTGAAACTCATGGGATGCACAGAGCTTGAAACATTGCCTCAAGGGTTAGGGTGGTTGGTTAGCCTTCGAGAATTGTATGTAACCACTAAGCAATCAGTTATGTCACTCACAGAACTAGCAAACATGAACGATCTTCAAGTTTTGTACTTTTATAAGTGTGACAATATGAAGTTTTTATTCGACGAGGCACAACGACTCACTTCCCTTAAAACATTGAATGTTATATTTTGTGGTAGCCTAGAGTCCCTACCTCTCTCCATTTTTCCAAAACTACAAGATCTGTTAATTTTAGACTGCCAATTGATAAACTTGTCGTTGTACAATGAAAGTCCCCGAAAATTGATGATGAAATATATTGGACTTCTTGGAGGACCTAAGACAGTTCCTAGTTGGATTGAAGGTGCTGTAGAGACTTTAGAGACCTTACATTTTGCTTCTTTTTCTGATCTTAAGACACTTCCCGAGTATCTAACAACAATGACTCGTCTTAAGAAACTTTGGATTGTTTACTGCCCTCAACTGTTGAGTCTTCCAAGTGACTTCCATCACCTCACTTCCCTTGAAGAGTTATTCATACTTGGTTGTCCTGTGTTGTTCCAAAAATATCAGCCTGAGTCTGGTGAGTATTGGCCCATGATTGCTGCCATGAAAATCACTTCATTTGCCATCCTACAATAA